The Pseudonocardia broussonetiae DNA segment CACTCCCGGCGATCACCGGCCTCGCGCGCCGCACCGACCGGCCTTGATCGCCGAGAGTGCACCACCACGGCCCCCGGCAGGACCCTCACGCCACACTCCCGACGATCACCGAGACAACCGCCGCGAGGATCGCCGCGGTGGACCGCCCCGCCACCGGGCGGCCCGGGCCAACTCGGGTGATCACCGGAAGTGTCACCTCACGGCCCCCGCCAGGACCCTCACGTCACACTCTCGGCGATCACCGGCCTCGCCCACCTCACCCGCCGGCCTTGATCGCCGAAAGTGCACCACCACCGCCCCCGCCAGGACCCTCACGTCACCTTTCCGACGATCACCCGACCCCGTGACGGTTGCCCGATCACCCCCGTACCCGCACCACCCGCCCCATCGGCGGCTCCACGACGGCGTCCGGATGCAGCGCCCACGCCAGCGCCTCGATCCCGTCGACGAGCCGGGGGCCGGCGCGCACCACGTAGGCGGCGGAGTCGATCGCCACCACCGGCACCGCCGGGAGCAGGTCGCGGACCGCCCGGGCCTGGGCGACGGCGTCGCCGAGGCCGTAGCCGCACGGCGCGACCACGACGAGGTCGGGGGCGTGCGCGGCGAGGGAGTCCCAGGTCGCGGTGGTGCTGCGCCCGGCGTCGGCGCCCCCGACCGGCTCACCCCCGGCCCGGCGCACGAGCTCGGGCACCCAGTGCCCGGCCAGGAACGGGGGGTCGGTCCACTCCAGCACCAGCACGCGGGGGCGCGGCCGCCCCGCCACCGCGGAGGCCACGGCCGCCAGCCGCTCCCGCAGCTCCCCCACCAGCGCGTCGGCCCGCGCGGCCGCACCACCCCGGTGCCCGACCTCGGTGATCGCGGCCAGCACGTCGTCGACGGAGTGCGGGTCGATCGACAGGACCTCGGCGTCGGAGCCGAGCAGGGCCAGCGCGTCGGCGACCGAGCCCGCGGGCAGCGCGCAGACCCGGCACAGGTCCTGGGTGAGGATCAGGTCGGGCGCGAGGCGGCCCAGCGCGGGCGCGTCGACCTCGTACATCGGCAGCCCGCGCGCCATCCGGTCGCGCACCGCGGCGTCGATCTCGCCGGGGGTGAGGCCGGCGGGCAGCGGGGTGTCGACGACGACGGGCACGCGGTCGCGGATCCCGGCCGGGTGGTCGCACTCGAACGTGACCGCCACCAGGTCGTCGACGAGGCCCACGGCCGCGGCGATCTCGGTGGCGGCGGGCAGCAGCGACGCGATCCGCACGTCAGTACCCCGGCTCGCAGGGCACCAGCCCGCGCCCGACGGCGGCGACGAGCGCGGCGTGGTCGGCCTCGGTCTGGTCGGCGTAGCGGCGGGCGAACGTGCTGAGCGCGCGGTCGAGGTTGTCGCCGCGCCCGACGTAGCCCGCGATCATCGACGCCCCGCTGGTGCGCGCGTGGCCCTTGGCGAGCAGGTGCCCGACCACCCCGGCGTAGTCGACGAGCGCGGCCGGCCGGATGCCCTCGAGGTCGATCGAGCCCTTCATGTCGCGGAACTGGCGCACGTAGAACTGGAGGTCGCCGACGGTCGCCCAGCCCAGCAGCGGGTCGCTGACGGTCTGCAGCGCCTGCTGGTACTCCACGACGCGCTGGCCCTGGTGGGCGTGCAGCGCCGAGTCGCCGTGCACGTGGCGGGCCAGCACCGAGCGCCGCGCCTGCTTGAGCTGCAGGAACACGACGTCGTCGGGCGCGGAGCCCTCCAGCAGCGCCACGTAGGCGCGCAGCCCGACGCTGCCGACGCCGACGACCTTGTGCCCGACGTCGAGCAGCGTGTAGCCGCCGAGCACGCGCCGCCAGTGCGGGGCGAGGGTCTGCAGGTAGTCGTCCAGCGCCGCGGCGACGAGGTCGGCCTCGCTCCCGGGCAGCCGCGTGATCAGCGGTGGCTCCTCGACCAGGCGCCGCGTCCCGTTGAACTCCTCGGTGAACCGGGGCAGCGCGCGGTCCCCGGTGCGCCGCCGGGCCCGCCGTGCGGCCCGGACCACCTCGGACCGCAGCGCGCGCGGGCTCTCCTCGGCGAGCCGGACGACGTCGAGGCGCTCGTAGGAGCGCGAGAGCAGCGGCTTCTCCGACAGGTACCGCACCTCGTCGCGGTAGGCGGACACGCAGGTGCGGACGGCCTCGGCGCACTGCTCCTCGGACGCCTTGCCGTGCCGCCCGGCCACCCACGTGCTCGCGACGAGCCGGCGCAGGTCCCACTCCCAGGCGCCGGGGTGGGCCTCGTCGAAGTCGTTGAGGTCGATGACGAGGTCGCGCTCGGGCGAGGCGTAGAAGCCGAAGTTGCCCAGGTGGGCGTCGCCGCAGACGACGGGGGTGATCCCGGTGCGCGGCAGCGAGGCCACGTCGGTGGCCATGACGACGGCGGTGCCGCGCAGGAAGCCGTACGGGGAGGCGGTCATCCGGCCGACGCGGATCGGCACGAGCGACTCGACGCGCCCGACGTGGGACTCCGCGATCTGCGCGACGGGGTCGGGGCGGCCGGGCAGGGCCGTCCAGTCGGCGAGCGAGGAGCGCGGCACCCGCTTGCGCAGCGCCCGGCCCATCGCCTGGCGCTCGGACCGCTCGACGGGACGGGCCCGCAGCGAGGCGTACGCGGTGCCGTCGGCGTCGGCGAGGACGGTGTGGCCGGGGGCGCTCGTCACCCGCGCAGGCTACGCGGGGAGCAGGCCTCGGGACGGGCTCAGATCCCGAGGACGAGGAGTCCGATGAGGAACAGGGCGACGGTCAGGGTGAACAGCACGCCGACGACGCGGTCGACGACGGGGACGGCCATGAGGTGCGGGCCGGGGGCGACGACGCGGCCGGAGGCCGGCGACGAGGTGATCACGGTCATGCCCGGGGTATCGCCGGACGGGCCGGATCGGTTAGCCCGCGTTCCCGCACGTCATCCCTTCCGGGCGGGTTCTCCGTGGGATGTAACGCCGGTGAGGTGCGGATAGTTGGCGGGGCGCAGGCGCATGGCGTGCAGCACGACCGGCGGGTCCCCCGGCGCCACGACGACCTCGACCAGATCGCGCCGGTCGGTGACCCCGATGTGCAGCACCACCTCGCCGTGCGCGGAGGGCTGGCGCACCGAGCGCAGCGGGGCGTCGAGCACGCGGCGGACCTCGTCGGCGGTGAGCCCGTGCTTGCGGGCGCTGCGCGTCAGTCGCACGCCGCCATCGTAGGAGATCACCCCGTCGTGACCCCGTCCTCACGCCCCGTGAGAAATTGGCACGATTGCGCCGAACAGGTCACAGCGACTACCACGAACGGGCGCAGGAACCGTACCGTTCGCGACATGGCGTGGTGGAACCGCAAGGACGACCGTCGCTCCGGAACGCCGCGTCACGGCACGCGCGCGGAGCGGATCGAGGCACTCGCAGGGCGCAACGCGGAGGCCGCGGCCCGGCTCGCCGACGGGGAGCCCGACGAGGCGGTGCGCCTCCTGAC contains these protein-coding regions:
- a CDS encoding ABC transporter substrate-binding protein, whose amino-acid sequence is MRIASLLPAATEIAAAVGLVDDLVAVTFECDHPAGIRDRVPVVVDTPLPAGLTPGEIDAAVRDRMARGLPMYEVDAPALGRLAPDLILTQDLCRVCALPAGSVADALALLGSDAEVLSIDPHSVDDVLAAITEVGHRGGAAARADALVGELRERLAAVASAVAGRPRPRVLVLEWTDPPFLAGHWVPELVRRAGGEPVGGADAGRSTTATWDSLAAHAPDLVVVAPCGYGLGDAVAQARAVRDLLPAVPVVAIDSAAYVVRAGPRLVDGIEALAWALHPDAVVEPPMGRVVRVRG
- a CDS encoding DUF2252 domain-containing protein, which produces MTSAPGHTVLADADGTAYASLRARPVERSERQAMGRALRKRVPRSSLADWTALPGRPDPVAQIAESHVGRVESLVPIRVGRMTASPYGFLRGTAVVMATDVASLPRTGITPVVCGDAHLGNFGFYASPERDLVIDLNDFDEAHPGAWEWDLRRLVASTWVAGRHGKASEEQCAEAVRTCVSAYRDEVRYLSEKPLLSRSYERLDVVRLAEESPRALRSEVVRAARRARRRTGDRALPRFTEEFNGTRRLVEEPPLITRLPGSEADLVAAALDDYLQTLAPHWRRVLGGYTLLDVGHKVVGVGSVGLRAYVALLEGSAPDDVVFLQLKQARRSVLARHVHGDSALHAHQGQRVVEYQQALQTVSDPLLGWATVGDLQFYVRQFRDMKGSIDLEGIRPAALVDYAGVVGHLLAKGHARTSGASMIAGYVGRGDNLDRALSTFARRYADQTEADHAALVAAVGRGLVPCEPGY